One Streptomyces sp. NBC_01237 genomic region harbors:
- a CDS encoding TIGR02611 family protein, producing MNAESDERSEAAEKAVAESAAGGTAKAERELGSRAPGFIKSSRTLHLSWQVGVFIVGLAVVVAGIIMLPLPGPGWLVIFGGMAIWATEFVWAQLVLRWTRRKVTEAAQRALDPKVRRRNIILTSVGLVIIAVLVGIYVWKFGITMPWKISE from the coding sequence ATGAATGCGGAGAGTGACGAGCGGAGCGAGGCTGCCGAGAAGGCGGTCGCGGAGTCCGCTGCGGGGGGCACGGCGAAGGCGGAGCGTGAGCTGGGCTCGCGTGCGCCGGGTTTCATCAAGTCGTCCAGGACGCTGCACCTGAGCTGGCAGGTCGGCGTCTTCATCGTCGGCCTCGCCGTGGTGGTGGCGGGCATCATCATGCTTCCGCTGCCCGGTCCCGGGTGGCTGGTGATCTTCGGAGGCATGGCGATCTGGGCGACCGAGTTCGTCTGGGCCCAGCTGGTGCTGCGCTGGACCAGGCGAAAGGTCACGGAGGCCGCCCAGCGGGCGCTCGATCCCAAGGTCCGGCGACGCAACATCATCCTCACCTCGGTGGGGCTGGTGATCATCGCGGTGCTCGTCGGGATCTACGTCTGGAAGTTCGGGATCACGATGCCGTGGAAGATCAGCGAGTGA
- a CDS encoding DsbA family protein, producing the protein MSDSTPAAPVVLDIWCDLECPDCHLALSDVHALRARYGDRVEVRLRHFPLDKHKHAYAAAQAAEEAAAQGKDWPYIEAVLARTDELARTGEPLLLDVARELGLDAEEFDTALIDGRHLLIVDADQAEGRAIGVTGTPTYVVGDERLDGGKSQDGLRERIEEIIDRLLAERG; encoded by the coding sequence ATGAGCGATTCCACCCCCGCAGCCCCGGTCGTCCTCGACATCTGGTGCGATCTCGAATGTCCCGACTGCCACCTGGCCCTCAGCGATGTGCACGCCCTGCGCGCCCGGTACGGCGACCGCGTCGAGGTCCGGCTGCGGCACTTCCCGCTGGACAAGCACAAGCACGCGTACGCCGCGGCGCAGGCCGCCGAGGAGGCCGCCGCGCAGGGCAAGGACTGGCCGTACATCGAAGCGGTGCTGGCCAGGACCGACGAGCTCGCCCGCACCGGCGAGCCGCTGCTTCTCGACGTGGCACGTGAACTGGGCCTGGACGCGGAGGAGTTCGACACCGCGCTCATCGACGGCCGGCATCTGCTGATCGTCGACGCCGACCAGGCGGAGGGCAGGGCGATCGGCGTCACCGGCACCCCGACGTATGTGGTCGGCGACGAGCGTCTGGACGGCGGCAAGAGCCAGGACGGGCTCCGCGAGCGGATCGAGGAGATCATCGACCGGCTGCTCGCCGAGCGGGGCTGA
- a CDS encoding CGNR zinc finger domain-containing protein, with protein sequence MLIPHDTRIALDTVVDLVNTAPENGLPDRGPADITGQRPTGGPPDASTRAAADQLADIESLYAFAERHLISGVGTLGEKDLRAVQDVRSRFAEIFAAPDARTAADLVNRLVAAAGTTPQLTDHDGYDWHVHYFAPDASISDHLAADCGMALAFFVVAGEQERLRRCEAPDCRRAFVDLSRNRSRRYCSSRTCGNRLHVAAYRARRREAAG encoded by the coding sequence GTGCTGATCCCACACGACACCCGGATCGCCCTCGACACGGTGGTCGATCTGGTGAACACCGCACCGGAGAACGGGCTGCCGGACAGGGGGCCCGCGGACATAACCGGGCAGAGACCGACGGGCGGCCCCCCGGACGCGTCCACCCGCGCGGCCGCCGACCAACTCGCCGACATCGAGTCGCTGTACGCCTTCGCGGAGCGCCACCTCATCAGTGGTGTCGGCACGCTCGGCGAGAAGGACCTGCGGGCGGTACAGGACGTACGGAGCCGGTTCGCGGAGATCTTCGCGGCGCCGGACGCCCGGACCGCGGCCGACCTGGTCAACCGGCTGGTGGCCGCGGCGGGCACCACACCGCAGCTCACCGATCACGACGGCTACGACTGGCATGTGCACTACTTCGCGCCGGACGCCTCGATCTCCGACCACCTCGCGGCCGACTGCGGCATGGCGCTGGCCTTCTTCGTCGTCGCGGGCGAGCAGGAGCGGCTGCGGCGCTGCGAGGCACCGGACTGCCGGCGCGCCTTCGTCGACCTGTCGCGCAACCGCTCCCGCCGCTACTGCTCCAGCCGTACCTGCGGCAACCGGCTCCACGTCGCCGCCTACCGGGCCCGGCGCCGGGAAGCCGCGGGCTGA
- a CDS encoding TFIIB-type zinc ribbon-containing protein: MMQCPKCHAQMHTYNRNGVQIEQCSGCRGIFLDYGELESLTRLESQWTQQAPPAPPAPQAYPAAAAPAPAWGAPQHHGGHHGHHRQKSFGRMLFSS, from the coding sequence ATGATGCAGTGCCCCAAGTGTCACGCGCAGATGCACACGTACAACCGCAATGGCGTCCAGATCGAGCAGTGCAGCGGCTGTCGCGGGATATTCCTCGACTACGGCGAGCTGGAGTCCCTGACCCGTCTGGAGTCGCAGTGGACGCAGCAGGCCCCGCCCGCGCCCCCCGCCCCGCAGGCCTACCCGGCGGCCGCGGCGCCCGCTCCCGCGTGGGGCGCCCCGCAGCACCACGGCGGTCACCACGGCCACCACCGTCAGAAGAGCTTCGGCCGGATGCTCTTCTCCTCCTGA
- a CDS encoding LacI family DNA-binding transcriptional regulator encodes MAGIKDVARRAGVSVGTVSNVINRPEAVLPETRARVLAAIDELGYVRSESARQLRAGRSRIMALLVLDMGNPFFVDVARGAERAARQAGLGVMVCNSDQSPAEEAEYLGLFAEQRVCGVLVTPADATGRNLEAFSRHRIPFVLVDRVAPGVESCAVSVDDVRGGALAVGHLVSAGHRSVAYVSGPGDLHQIRDRREGALAALAEAGLPPEALVEIPSDRLDVAAGRDAGARLLGLVPRPTAVFCANDLLALGVLQALYAAGVRVPQDVAIVGYDDIEFAAAAAVPLTSVRQPAVVMGRMAAELLLEEADDEDGGHRHRNVVLQPELVVRASSASPRRPGGGVPKV; translated from the coding sequence GTGGCAGGGATCAAGGACGTGGCCCGGCGGGCCGGAGTCTCGGTGGGCACGGTCTCCAATGTGATCAACCGGCCCGAGGCGGTGCTGCCGGAGACGCGCGCCCGTGTCCTGGCCGCCATCGACGAGCTGGGGTACGTGCGCAGCGAGTCCGCACGCCAGCTCAGGGCGGGCCGCAGCCGGATCATGGCGCTGCTCGTCCTGGACATGGGCAACCCGTTCTTCGTCGACGTGGCCCGCGGGGCGGAGCGCGCCGCACGACAGGCCGGCCTCGGCGTCATGGTCTGCAACAGCGACCAGAGCCCGGCGGAGGAGGCCGAATACCTCGGACTCTTCGCCGAGCAGCGGGTGTGCGGCGTGCTCGTCACACCGGCGGACGCCACCGGGCGCAACCTGGAGGCGTTCAGCCGCCATCGGATCCCGTTCGTACTGGTCGACCGGGTGGCGCCCGGCGTCGAGTCCTGCGCGGTCTCCGTGGACGACGTGCGCGGCGGCGCCCTGGCCGTCGGGCACCTCGTCTCGGCGGGGCACCGCTCCGTCGCCTATGTCAGCGGCCCCGGTGACCTGCACCAGATCCGGGACCGCCGCGAGGGGGCCCTCGCCGCTCTCGCCGAGGCCGGTCTGCCCCCCGAGGCGCTCGTCGAGATCCCCTCCGACCGCCTGGACGTCGCGGCCGGCCGTGACGCCGGAGCCCGGCTGCTGGGACTCGTGCCACGCCCCACCGCCGTCTTCTGCGCCAATGACCTGCTCGCCCTGGGTGTTCTCCAGGCGCTGTACGCGGCGGGTGTGCGGGTGCCGCAGGACGTCGCCATCGTCGGGTACGACGACATCGAGTTCGCCGCGGCTGCCGCCGTACCGCTCACTTCCGTACGTCAGCCCGCCGTCGTGATGGGGCGGATGGCCGCGGAACTGCTGCTGGAGGAGGCGGACGACGAGGACGGCGGGCACCGTCACCGCAATGTGGTGCTCCAGCCGGAACTCGTCGTGCGCGCCTCCAGCGCGTCGCCACGCCGACCCGGGGGCGGAGTTCCGAAAGTGTGA
- a CDS encoding DUF4365 domain-containing protein, with protein sequence MALAQPDPGPTRAEGYGGGLLSQRTAPLRGTLATTACMETLQVGYLHAVAAAAGCSLSQPFPDNGIDWHVSHGAPAHTVDDEVTIKVQLKCTYQIPPHPPGRSFSFTLDNAHLVKLARTPVSVHKILVVMIVPRSQDDWLSAGPERLGLRHCCYWTNLAGHAVTGRHRTTVRIPTSRIFDDRALCEIMARVGAGGRP encoded by the coding sequence ATGGCGCTCGCGCAGCCCGACCCAGGCCCCACCCGCGCCGAAGGCTACGGGGGAGGGCTGCTGTCCCAGCGGACCGCACCACTGCGGGGCACGCTCGCCACGACCGCCTGTATGGAGACCCTCCAGGTGGGTTACCTGCACGCGGTGGCGGCAGCGGCGGGATGTTCCCTCTCGCAGCCCTTTCCCGACAACGGCATCGACTGGCACGTCAGCCACGGCGCCCCCGCCCACACCGTCGACGACGAAGTGACCATCAAGGTGCAGCTCAAGTGCACCTACCAGATCCCTCCGCACCCGCCGGGCCGGTCGTTCTCCTTCACGCTCGACAACGCGCACCTCGTGAAGCTCGCCCGGACACCCGTGTCGGTGCACAAGATCCTGGTCGTGATGATCGTGCCCCGCAGCCAGGACGACTGGCTGAGCGCCGGGCCCGAACGGCTCGGCCTGCGGCACTGCTGCTACTGGACCAACCTGGCCGGCCACGCGGTGACGGGCCGGCACAGGACCACCGTGCGCATCCCGACCTCGCGGATCTTCGACGACCGCGCGCTCTGCGAGATCATGGCCCGGGTCGGGGCGGGAGGGAGACCCTGA
- a CDS encoding SRPBCC family protein: MDWCHYRFTAVWDISAPPDTVYAALACAEEYPRWWPQVRTVTTVDDSTGTARLRSFLPYELVVTARRRRDDPVSRVVEAAMTGDLEGWARWTVGEYGDGSRARYEQEVDVRKPLLRRLAVPGRPLFRANHTLMMRAGRRGLAARLEGV, from the coding sequence ATGGACTGGTGCCACTACCGCTTCACCGCCGTCTGGGACATATCCGCGCCGCCCGACACCGTGTACGCCGCGCTGGCGTGTGCCGAGGAGTACCCGCGGTGGTGGCCGCAGGTCCGCACGGTCACCACCGTCGACGACAGCACCGGCACCGCGCGCCTCCGTTCGTTCCTCCCGTACGAACTCGTCGTCACCGCCCGCCGGCGCCGCGACGACCCCGTCTCGCGGGTCGTCGAAGCGGCCATGACGGGGGATCTGGAGGGGTGGGCCCGCTGGACCGTCGGGGAGTACGGCGACGGCAGCCGGGCCCGGTACGAGCAGGAGGTCGATGTGCGTAAGCCGTTGCTGCGACGGCTCGCCGTACCCGGACGCCCGCTGTTCCGGGCCAACCACACCCTGATGATGCGGGCCGGACGCCGGGGCCTCGCGGCCCGGCTGGAAGGAGTTTGA
- a CDS encoding GNAT family N-acetyltransferase, giving the protein MTTTLRPTGPIQQGADGARARIYDVCDNGRAVGAVGISTDDSFGATAGVLHSLRIDEAHRRRGRGTIAALAAEEVLRGWGCTQVRVEAPEGNEGAQRLAAALGYVERSRNMIKELGPDPAELPAGLTGRPMSAEEYARWDVSSMKAYAQDWIDRGVPEEQARHKAETDQARNLPDGRATDGMHFHVLVHEDEVVGHVWVARRETRPGETVGYVYDVEVRTGHRGKGYGRALMRLAEDITREAGFDRLGLHVFAANTPALRLYESLGYTTTQYNLAKAL; this is encoded by the coding sequence ATGACCACGACACTCCGGCCGACCGGGCCGATTCAGCAAGGCGCCGACGGCGCACGGGCGCGTATCTACGACGTGTGCGACAACGGACGGGCCGTCGGCGCTGTCGGGATCAGTACCGATGATTCGTTCGGCGCGACGGCGGGGGTTCTGCACTCGCTGCGGATCGACGAGGCGCACCGCAGGCGCGGTCGCGGCACCATCGCCGCGCTCGCCGCCGAGGAGGTGCTGCGGGGGTGGGGCTGCACCCAGGTGCGCGTCGAGGCCCCGGAGGGCAACGAAGGCGCCCAGCGGCTGGCCGCCGCGCTCGGCTACGTGGAGCGGAGCCGGAACATGATCAAGGAGCTCGGGCCGGACCCCGCCGAGCTGCCCGCCGGCCTCACGGGCCGCCCCATGAGTGCCGAGGAGTACGCCCGCTGGGACGTCTCCAGCATGAAGGCGTACGCACAGGACTGGATCGACCGGGGCGTACCGGAGGAGCAGGCCCGGCACAAGGCCGAGACCGACCAGGCCCGCAACCTCCCGGACGGCCGGGCCACCGACGGCATGCACTTCCACGTTCTGGTCCACGAGGACGAGGTCGTCGGCCATGTGTGGGTGGCGCGGCGGGAGACGCGGCCGGGGGAGACCGTCGGGTACGTCTACGACGTCGAGGTGCGCACCGGGCACCGGGGCAAGGGCTACGGCCGCGCCCTGATGCGTCTTGCCGAGGACATCACCCGCGAAGCCGGGTTCGACCGGCTCGGCCTGCACGTCTTCGCCGCCAACACCCCGGCGCTGCGGCTGTACGAGTCGCTGGGCTACACGACGACCCAGTACAACCTGGCCAAGGCGCTGTAG
- a CDS encoding 3'-5' exonuclease, with protein sequence MMHWFEGPLAAFDTETTGVDVEEDRIVSAALVVQDTAGGRTRVTRWLVNPGVPVPAGATEIHGLTDDHLQRNGRWPAPVVEEIARAVAEQCATGRPLVVMNAPFDLTLLDRELRRHRASSLAGYLENAPLCVVDPRVLDKHLDRYRKGRRTLTDLCELYGVVLDGAHDAAADATASLELVRAVGRRFSARLERLTPAELHTLQAVWHAAQARGLQAWFARSGTPEAVDPAWPLRPELPAAA encoded by the coding sequence ATGATGCACTGGTTCGAGGGGCCGCTGGCCGCTTTCGACACGGAGACAACAGGAGTGGACGTCGAGGAGGACCGGATCGTTTCGGCCGCACTCGTCGTCCAGGACACCGCGGGCGGGCGCACCCGCGTCACCCGCTGGCTGGTCAACCCGGGGGTGCCGGTGCCCGCGGGGGCGACCGAGATACACGGTCTGACCGATGACCATCTGCAGCGCAACGGCCGGTGGCCCGCGCCCGTGGTGGAGGAGATAGCGAGGGCGGTGGCCGAGCAGTGCGCGACGGGCCGTCCGCTCGTCGTGATGAACGCCCCCTTCGATCTGACGCTGCTGGACCGGGAGCTGCGGCGGCACCGGGCGTCGTCGCTGGCCGGCTATCTGGAGAACGCCCCGCTGTGCGTGGTGGATCCGCGGGTGCTGGACAAGCATCTGGACCGCTACCGCAAGGGCCGCCGCACCCTGACGGATCTCTGCGAGCTGTACGGGGTGGTGCTGGACGGGGCGCACGACGCGGCGGCCGATGCCACGGCGTCGCTGGAGCTGGTGCGCGCGGTGGGCAGGCGGTTCTCGGCCCGCCTGGAGCGACTGACCCCGGCCGAGCTGCACACCCTGCAGGCGGTGTGGCACGCGGCGCAGGCGCGCGGACTGCAGGCGTGGTTCGCCAGGAGCGGTACGCCGGAGGCGGTGGATCCCGCGTGGCCGCTGCGCCCGGAGCTGCCCGCGGCGGCCTGA
- a CDS encoding SCO7613 C-terminal domain-containing membrane protein produces MEHVPPPAEELALLDRELAQLDIRRGRLLHRRAWLLSALQQPVPAPTARQSASGIRPWGPPPASGPGAWGAPAGSAARPWAAPPVAAPRSAQNVLLTLGGLLLAIAAVAFTLVSWGTMGIGGRSAVLSTVTLLALGTPAILLNRKLSATAEALGALALVLTVLDAYAVHAVAAPDTDGLGFTAAASAVLASAWAVYGLALGRLRLPLPAAVAMAQWPLFLWAWAAGAPALVFGWALLVTALLDGAIALWARGPAVRVTACAGAAVTGLGALLVALAESLSAGGPLDAVAPGALLLAGAAVALAWAWRAPAGFATVAGAAAGLAAVAAVGGVLRAAVPPQWPVVGYLLCGAALLAVVRTRLPRAAGRGVLVASVAVVGGALVWALPPVAAVLMGPLSLVSDVWQGAPDGFREALGASVPWSRMSAAPVVLALVAALLGAAHRWWAAVVRAAGPLVSPGDPVRGAAGAGATALGWGALLVAAAALDVPYPVALALESVLVAVALVVAVRGPAGAGGGPSGVAVTALVASLAGSASAGLLSLASEVATYAVFGLLAVLFAGAAVRARAVVEQTLFACAAVVWGIVLTLGAGASLELPGYRAAPLMLVVPAVTVLLGARLRRHPVALPVELTGAVGAVIAVGLAVPDARFLALVLALCAVLAAGTAVRPERRPVAGYVAAALFLAATWVRLAAWEVSDPEAYTLPVTVPALVVGVLRRRRDPAASSWTAYGAGLAATLVPSLCAAWADTGWVRPLLLGVAALVITLLGARFRLQAVLLLGGAVLALVALHELAPYVVQAVGALPRWLPPALAGALLLVVGATYEQRKRDARRLKDALGRMR; encoded by the coding sequence ATGGAACATGTGCCGCCACCCGCCGAGGAATTGGCGCTCCTCGACCGAGAACTGGCTCAGCTGGACATCCGCAGGGGCCGGCTGCTCCACCGGCGCGCCTGGCTGCTGAGCGCTCTCCAGCAGCCGGTGCCCGCGCCGACGGCCCGGCAGTCGGCGTCCGGGATCCGCCCCTGGGGTCCGCCGCCCGCGTCCGGGCCGGGTGCGTGGGGGGCGCCGGCGGGCTCGGCGGCCCGCCCCTGGGCCGCGCCGCCGGTCGCCGCGCCGCGCAGTGCGCAGAATGTGCTGCTCACCCTCGGCGGGCTGCTGCTGGCGATCGCCGCCGTCGCGTTCACCCTGGTCAGCTGGGGCACGATGGGCATCGGCGGGCGCTCCGCGGTGCTGAGCACGGTGACCCTTCTGGCACTGGGTACGCCCGCGATTCTGCTGAACCGCAAGCTGTCCGCCACCGCCGAGGCGCTGGGCGCGCTCGCGCTGGTGCTGACGGTGCTCGACGCGTACGCGGTGCACGCGGTGGCGGCGCCGGACACGGACGGGCTCGGTTTCACCGCGGCCGCCTCGGCGGTGCTCGCGTCGGCCTGGGCGGTCTACGGTCTGGCGCTGGGCAGGCTGCGGCTGCCGTTGCCCGCGGCCGTGGCGATGGCCCAGTGGCCCCTGTTCCTGTGGGCGTGGGCGGCCGGTGCGCCGGCCCTGGTGTTCGGGTGGGCGCTGCTGGTGACGGCGCTGCTGGACGGGGCGATCGCCCTGTGGGCCAGGGGCCCGGCGGTGCGGGTCACGGCGTGCGCGGGTGCGGCCGTGACGGGGCTGGGCGCGCTGCTGGTCGCTCTGGCGGAGTCGCTGTCGGCCGGGGGGCCGCTCGACGCGGTGGCGCCGGGGGCGCTGTTGCTCGCCGGTGCCGCGGTGGCGCTGGCCTGGGCGTGGCGGGCGCCTGCCGGGTTCGCGACGGTCGCCGGTGCGGCGGCCGGACTGGCGGCGGTGGCCGCGGTGGGCGGTGTGCTGCGGGCGGCGGTGCCGCCCCAGTGGCCGGTGGTGGGGTATCTGCTGTGCGGTGCGGCGCTGTTGGCGGTGGTACGGACCCGGCTGCCGCGGGCCGCAGGGCGGGGCGTGCTGGTGGCTTCGGTCGCGGTGGTGGGCGGTGCGCTGGTGTGGGCGCTGCCTCCGGTCGCGGCGGTGCTGATGGGGCCGTTGTCGCTGGTGTCCGACGTGTGGCAGGGCGCGCCGGACGGCTTCCGGGAGGCGTTGGGGGCGTCGGTGCCGTGGTCGCGGATGTCCGCGGCCCCGGTGGTCCTCGCGCTGGTGGCGGCTCTGCTGGGGGCGGCCCACCGGTGGTGGGCCGCCGTGGTGCGGGCCGCCGGGCCGCTGGTGTCGCCGGGTGATCCGGTGCGGGGCGCGGCGGGTGCGGGTGCGACGGCTCTCGGCTGGGGTGCGCTGCTGGTGGCGGCGGCCGCGCTGGATGTGCCGTACCCGGTGGCACTCGCGCTGGAGTCGGTGCTGGTCGCGGTGGCGCTGGTGGTGGCGGTACGGGGTCCGGCCGGGGCGGGCGGCGGTCCTTCGGGTGTGGCGGTGACCGCGCTGGTCGCTTCGCTGGCGGGGTCGGCGAGCGCGGGACTGCTGTCGCTGGCCTCCGAGGTCGCCACCTACGCGGTGTTCGGGCTGCTGGCGGTGCTGTTCGCCGGGGCGGCGGTACGGGCTCGGGCGGTGGTGGAGCAGACGTTGTTCGCGTGTGCGGCCGTGGTGTGGGGGATCGTTCTCACCCTCGGCGCCGGGGCCTCCCTGGAACTGCCCGGGTATCGGGCCGCGCCGTTGATGCTGGTGGTGCCCGCGGTGACGGTGCTGTTGGGGGCACGGCTGCGGCGGCATCCGGTGGCGTTGCCGGTGGAGCTCACCGGGGCGGTGGGAGCGGTGATCGCGGTGGGGCTCGCGGTGCCGGACGCCCGGTTCCTGGCGTTGGTGCTGGCCCTGTGCGCGGTGCTCGCCGCGGGCACGGCGGTGCGCCCGGAGCGGCGGCCGGTGGCCGGGTACGTGGCGGCGGCACTGTTCCTCGCCGCGACCTGGGTACGGCTGGCGGCCTGGGAGGTGTCCGACCCGGAGGCGTACACCCTGCCGGTGACGGTGCCCGCGCTGGTCGTGGGGGTGCTGAGGCGGCGGCGCGATCCGGCGGCGTCGTCGTGGACGGCGTACGGGGCGGGACTCGCCGCCACGCTGGTGCCGAGCCTCTGCGCGGCGTGGGCCGACACGGGCTGGGTCCGGCCGTTGCTCCTGGGGGTGGCGGCGCTGGTGATCACGTTGCTGGGGGCCCGGTTCCGGCTCCAGGCGGTGCTGCTGCTCGGCGGTGCGGTGCTGGCACTGGTCGCCCTGCACGAACTGGCGCCGTACGTGGTGCAGGCCGTGGGCGCGCTGCCGCGCTGGCTGCCGCCGGCGCTGGCCGGGGCACTGCTGCTGGTGGTGGGCGCGACGTACGAGCAGCGCAAGCGCGACGCGCGCCGGCTGAAGGACGCCCTGGGCCGGATGCGCTGA
- a CDS encoding aminotransferase class IV — MRIWVNGGLRDADDARLSVLDHGLTVGDGVFETVRTTHGRPFALTRHLDRLTRSARGLGLPDPDLDEVRRAASAVLGADPMALGRLRITYTGGLSPLGSERGDAGPSLVVALGGAARRPDTTAVITVPWTRNERSAVAGLKTTSYAENVVALARAREHGASEALFANTAGRLCEGTGSNVFVVLDGQIHTPPVASGCLAGITRALAVEWTGAQETDLPMDVLERAEEVFLTSTLRDIQAVHRVDAREWAGSPGPVTAKAMRVFGERAGNDLDP; from the coding sequence ATGAGGATTTGGGTCAACGGCGGACTGCGGGACGCCGACGACGCCAGGCTGTCCGTGCTCGACCACGGGCTCACCGTGGGCGACGGTGTCTTCGAGACGGTCAGGACCACCCATGGCCGCCCGTTCGCCCTGACCCGGCACCTGGACCGGCTGACCCGCTCGGCCCGTGGCCTCGGCCTGCCCGACCCCGACCTCGACGAGGTCCGCCGCGCCGCCTCCGCCGTCCTCGGCGCCGACCCGATGGCGCTCGGCCGGCTGCGGATCACCTACACCGGCGGGCTGTCTCCGCTCGGCTCCGAGCGCGGTGACGCCGGGCCCAGCCTGGTCGTCGCGCTGGGCGGGGCGGCGCGCCGTCCCGACACCACGGCCGTGATCACCGTCCCGTGGACGCGCAACGAACGCAGTGCGGTCGCCGGTCTCAAGACCACCTCGTACGCCGAGAACGTCGTCGCCCTGGCCCGGGCCCGTGAGCACGGTGCGTCGGAGGCGCTGTTCGCCAACACGGCCGGGCGGCTCTGCGAAGGCACCGGCTCCAATGTCTTCGTCGTCCTCGACGGGCAGATCCACACCCCGCCCGTCGCCTCCGGCTGCCTCGCCGGGATCACCCGCGCGCTGGCCGTGGAGTGGACGGGGGCTCAGGAGACGGACCTTCCGATGGACGTCCTGGAGCGCGCCGAGGAGGTCTTCCTGACCTCCACGCTCCGGGACATCCAGGCCGTCCACCGGGTCGACGCACGGGAGTGGGCCGGGAGCCCCGGGCCGGTGACGGCGAAGGCCATGCGCGTCTTCGGCGAAAGAGCGGGCAACGACCTCGACCCGTGA
- a CDS encoding chorismate-binding protein, with protein MFDLAPIARFGGLVASGLRDVTSDPAALDSSGFWAVCADFEGRLVCARFSTVRTEPVPAPVPGAWRGPATGDWISSLDRDAYTAGVRRIREHIAAGEVYQANLCRVMSAPLPDPGGADVDALTALLARGNPAPYAGTIRLPAHGVEIATASPELFLARDGRMVESGPIKGTGRTEDDLLDKDHAENVMIVDLVRNDLGRVCATGSVSVPDLCAVEKHPGLVHLVSTVRGRLADGVGWPELLAAVFPPGSVTGAPKSSALRIIEALETAPRGPYCGGIGWVDADRATAGLAVGIRTFWIDRDPPVPVLRFGTGAGITWGSDPEREWDETELKASRLLAVASGAFEETGRTAT; from the coding sequence GTGTTCGACCTTGCTCCGATAGCCCGCTTCGGCGGCCTCGTCGCCTCCGGTCTGCGGGATGTCACCAGTGACCCGGCAGCTCTCGACTCATCCGGTTTCTGGGCCGTATGTGCCGATTTCGAAGGCCGCCTCGTCTGCGCCCGCTTCTCCACCGTACGGACGGAGCCGGTGCCCGCTCCCGTGCCCGGTGCCTGGCGCGGCCCCGCCACGGGGGACTGGATCTCATCACTGGACCGGGACGCCTACACGGCGGGCGTACGGCGGATCCGTGAACACATCGCGGCGGGTGAGGTCTATCAGGCCAATCTCTGCCGGGTGATGTCCGCGCCGCTCCCCGATCCGGGCGGCGCCGACGTCGACGCCCTCACCGCGCTGCTGGCGCGCGGCAACCCGGCCCCGTACGCAGGAACGATCCGGCTGCCCGCGCACGGAGTGGAGATCGCCACCGCGTCGCCCGAACTGTTCCTCGCGCGGGACGGGCGGATGGTCGAGTCCGGGCCGATCAAGGGAACCGGGCGTACCGAGGACGATCTTCTGGACAAGGATCACGCCGAGAACGTGATGATCGTCGACCTGGTCCGCAACGACCTGGGGCGCGTCTGCGCGACCGGCAGCGTGAGCGTGCCCGACCTCTGCGCGGTGGAGAAGCATCCCGGGCTCGTCCACCTCGTCTCCACCGTCCGCGGACGGCTGGCCGACGGGGTGGGCTGGCCGGAGCTGCTGGCCGCGGTGTTCCCGCCCGGTTCCGTCACCGGGGCGCCCAAGTCCAGCGCGCTGCGGATCATCGAGGCGCTGGAGACCGCGCCGCGCGGACCGTACTGCGGTGGGATCGGCTGGGTCGACGCCGACCGGGCCACTGCCGGGCTGGCCGTCGGTATACGGACGTTCTGGATCGACCGGGACCCTCCCGTGCCGGTCCTCCGCTTCGGCACCGGGGCGGGCATCACCTGGGGCTCCGACCCGGAGCGCGAGTGGGACGAGACAGAACTGAAGGCGTCGAGGCTGCTCGCTGTGGCGTCGGGCGCCTTCGAGGAGACAGGAAGGACCGCGACATGA
- a CDS encoding SsgA family sporulation/cell division regulator — MNTTVSCELHLRLVVSSESSLPVPAGLRYDTADPYAVHATFHTGAEETVEWVFARDLLAEGLHRPTGTGDVRVWPSRSHGQGVVCIALSSPEGEALLEAPARALESFLKRTDAAVPPGTEHRHFDLDTELSHILAES; from the coding sequence ATGAACACCACGGTCAGCTGCGAGCTGCACCTGCGCCTCGTTGTGTCGAGCGAGTCCTCACTGCCTGTACCCGCGGGCCTGCGGTATGACACGGCCGATCCCTATGCCGTGCACGCCACCTTCCACACCGGAGCGGAGGAGACGGTCGAATGGGTATTCGCCCGTGACCTCCTTGCCGAGGGGCTGCACCGGCCCACCGGCACCGGAGACGTCCGCGTCTGGCCATCACGTAGTCACGGCCAGGGCGTCGTCTGCATCGCACTGAGCTCCCCAGAGGGCGAAGCCCTGCTCGAAGCTCCGGCACGAGCCCTGGAGTCGTTCCTGAAGAGGACCGACGCCGCGGTTCCGCCCGGCACCGAGCATCGTCACTTCGATCTCGACACGGAGCTCTCACACATCCTGGCCGAGAGCTGA